One segment of Prionailurus bengalensis isolate Pbe53 chromosome X, Fcat_Pben_1.1_paternal_pri, whole genome shotgun sequence DNA contains the following:
- the ATG4A gene encoding cysteine protease ATG4A, whose protein sequence is MESVLSKYENQITIFADYLEEFPDTDELVWILGKQHLLKTEKSKLLSDISARLWFTYRRKFSPIGGTGPSSDAGWGCMLRCGQMMLAQALICRHLGRDWNWEKQKEQPKEYQRILQCFLDRKDCCYSIHQMAQMGVGEGKSIGEWFGPNTVAQVLKKLALFDEWNSLAVYVSMDNTVVIEDIKKMCCVLPSSADTVGESTPGTLNASNQSRGTFACCPAWKPLLLIVPLRLGINQINPVYVDAFKECFKMPQSLGALGGKPNNAYYFIGFLGDELIFLDPHTTQTFVNTEENGTVDDQTFHCLQSPQRMNILNLDPSVALGFFCKEEKDFDNWCSLVQKEILKENLRMFELVQKHPSHWPPFVPPAKPEVTTSGAEFIDSTEQLEESDLEEDFEILSV, encoded by the exons ttttatccAAATATGAAAACCAGATTACTATTTTTGCTGACTACCTAGAAGAATTTCCAGATACGGATGAGCTGGTATGGATCTTGGGGAAACAGCATCTCCTTAAAACGG aaaaatctaagctgttgtctgatataagtgctCGTCTGTGGTTTACATACAGAAGGAAATTTTCACCAATTG GGGGAACTGGCCCTTCATCAGATGCTGGCTGGGGATGCATGCTCCGCTGTGGACAGATGATGCTGGCTCAAGCTCTTATCTGCAGACACTTGGGCAGGG acTGGAACTgggagaaacaaaaagaacaaccCAAAGAATACCAACGGATCCTACAGTGCTTCTTAGATAGAAAGGATTGTTGCTACTCTATCCATCAAATGG CACAAATGGGTGTAGGAGAAGGGAAATCAATTGGCGAATGGTTTGGACCAAATACAGTTGCACAGGTATTAAA AAAACTTGCTTTATTTGACGAATGGAATTCCTTGGCTGTTTATGTTTCAATGGATAACACAGTGGTCATTGAAGATATCA AAAAAATGTGCTGCGTCCTTCCCTCAAGTGCTGACACAGTTGGTGAGAGCACCCCCGGCACTCTGAATGCTTCGAATCAGAGTAGGGGCACCTTTGCCTGCTGCCCAGCCTGGAAACCCCTGCTGCTTATTGTGCCCCTTCGCCTGGGCATAAACCAAATCAATCCTGTCTATGTCGATGCGTTCAAA gAGTGTTTTAAGATGCCCCAGTCTTTAGGGGCCTTAGGAGGAAAACCAAATAACGCCTATTATTTCATAGGATTCTTAG GTGATGAGCTCATTTTCTTGGACCCTCACACAACCCAGACTTTTGTTAACACCGAGGAAAATGGAACAGTTGATGACCAGACTTTCCATTGCCTGCAATCCCCTCAGCGAATGAACATCTTGAACTTGGATCCTTCCGTAGCATTG GGATTtttctgcaaagaagaaaaagactttGATAACTGGTGTAGCCTTGTTCAGAAG GAAATTCTAAAGGAAAATTTAAGGATGTTTGAATTAGTTCAGAAACACCCATCACACTGGCCTCCATTTGTTCCTCCAGCCAAGCCAGAAGTGACAACCTCTGGGGCAG AATTCATCGACTCTACTGAGCAACTAGAAGAGTCTGACCTGGAGGAAGATTTTGAAATTCTGAGTGTATAG